In Roseofilum reptotaenium CS-1145, the genomic window ACTAGCCTGAAGGCATCCATTATTATTGGCCTTACCACCAGTATTATTTTACTCTGCTCCCATTTCCATCAAGTGGAAGATGATATCGCCGCTGGAAAACGCTCTCCCATTGTCCGTATTGGCACAACAAAAGGCGCTCAACTGCTGTTGAGTGCTTGTGTAGCTGTTTTTGCGGCGATCGCCCTTTTCACTATTGAAGGCTATTTCCCCCAATGGACAGCCTTAAGTTTCCTCAGTATCCCCGTTGCGGTGCAACTATGCTACCATGTTCTGATGTATCATGACCAACCGGAACAAGTAAAAAACTGTAAGTTTATCGCCGTTAACTTTCACTTTATCAGTGGATTTTTATTGGGTTTAGGATTTATTTTAGGATAGGTTATATAGCAGTTTTTCCTAAGCAATAAAGACGCTAGAAATGGACAAAAGCTTTGATTGAGCATAAGCCATCGTTTGATATAGCTTTTAAACAATATTTAGTTAAGTATAATACGTTTTTATTGAGCGTTAGACTGGCGCAATATACTGTTTCATAAGGAGGTTGGTGGCTTTTCATCCAGCCCGAAATCCCTAGGGAATGCTACATAAATTACATGATCGACCCATTGATCGTTTTCGTAATAAAAGCCATAACGAATACACTCTTTCTGCAAGCCAATACTTTCAACGAGTGCAATCGAAGGATAATTATCAAGATTGATAGCGGCTTCGATACGATGATACCCAAGCTGCTCAAACCCAGCAATAACGGCAGCTCTTACAGATTCTTTCCCAAATCCTTGTCCCCAGTGTTGATTATGGATACTGTAGCCCAAGTTAGCCCACTGTTTTTCCTCTCGTTGAATAGTAGATAAGTCAAGGTTACCCAGATGTTGATTCGTTTGCCGACAAAATACGCCCCAAATATATGCGTAATCATTGAAAGCTTGTTCCTGATGGCTATTACATATATCGGCAAAACGGTTAGCATCATAGTCATCTAAATTAATCTGTCCTTCGTCATATGGGTACTGCTGAGGCAGTCGTTCTGATAACGCAACATACCAAGATTGATAGTCCTTAGGTTTTTGAGGACGTAGGATAAGGCGTTTAGTCTGGATCGTCAGATCCTAAGCTATTTCATTCATCACAAAAATTTTCGACAAAAATTTTCGTTTGCCAAATTGATTCCAGCTTGAATATAAATCCCGGTAAAATGGACTCTCCAGACACCCAACTTGGAGACTCTCACACTTCAATCTCTTGATTCAGACAATAAACTGCCACTTTCCGCGATGAAGGAATAATAAGCCAGGCTAAACGAGTACCATTGTCTAGATATTCTTGCATTTTCTGTTGCGTCACTTTTAAAATTTGGGTAATCGACAAACTGTTGTTTTAATCGTTATAAACTAAACTTCACATAATCGCTCAACCAAGCAATCACTTCTTCTCCTAAGCGCACGTCATTTAAGCGGTCAATTTCGCGAATACCAGTGGGACTGGTGACATTAATTTCCGTCAAATAGCCACCAATGACATCTAAGCCAACAAAATAGAGGGCATTTTTCTGTAAAATTGGGGCTAATTGGGAACAAATCTCTTGTTCTCGGTCGGTGATTTCTGTTTTTTCTACGTCTCCACCAACGGCCATATTATTGCGGAATTCTTCAGTTCTGGACACCCGATTGACTGCACCAATTGGCTCTCCATTGAGGAGAATAATTCGTTTATCTCCGTCCTTGGCTGCGGGTAAAAATTGCTGTACCATCACCGGTAATGTCCCGTTTTGGGTACTGAGTTCAATGAGGGAGTTGAAATTGCGATCGCCAGGCTCCAATATCAGAATTCCTTCCCCGGCTTTGCCTCCCAGGGGTTTCATGATTGCTTTTCCGTGAGTTTGGACAAACTTGCGAATGGTGGTTTTATCTGCTGTTACCTGGGTTTCGGGGATCAATTTGGGAAACTGGAGCGCATACATTTTTTCATTGGCATTGCGCAAGGCTTTGGGATTATTCAACACCAGAGTTTTTTGCGGGTCAACATAATCTAAAATATAGGTGGCATATAAATAGGAAATCGTCACCGGTGGATCGGTGCGCATAAACACCGCATCCATCTCTTCTAGGGGGCGAATAACTGGGTTTTCGACTTGAAACCAGGGATGGGTAGCTACCCAATGGTCTTCTTTTAATTCGACTGGGGTTAAGTGAAGCGGAGACAGTTTTGCCCAAGCTTTACCGGATCTGACTTCTAAGTCTTGAGCTTCAGTAATCCAAACCTGATGGCCTAGTTTTTGAGCGGCTTCCATCATCGCCACACTGGTATCATGGCAAGGATCGAGGTGGTGAATGGGGTCAATAATAAAGGCAAAATCCATGGTTTTCAATTAATCATTAAAAATGGGGTTAGTTGGAGGGTTCGGAGACTTTGGGGTTAATTTGGGAGTCACTGAGCGGAGCCGAAGTGCCGATTTTGGGTTCGGTTCCGGCTAAGAGGCGTTCGATATTGCTGCGGTGTCGCCAAATGACGTATAAGCCGCCGATAATGCCAAAGATTTCATAGGCGAGGGGTTGGTGGAAAGCTGCCATGAGGGCAGAAACGGCGATCGCCGCACTCATCGAGCCGAGTGATACAATTCGGGTAATGCCGATGACGCTGCCAAACACGGCAAAGGTGAGCAAACCCACCGGCCAATATAAAGCTAACAATACCCCTAAACTGGTGGCGGCCGATTTTCCTCCTTTACTTAAGGATTTTCCTTCGGGTTGATTCCAAATTAACCAAACCGATAAACTATGGCCAAACAGGGCTAAAAATCCGGCTAACACCACTATCCCATCTTGTAGCTCACTGAGCGAAGTCGAAGTGAGCGAAGTCGAAGTGAGCCAACCCCATTGATAGGCAAAGCGCACCAGAAAAATGGCTGCTACTCCTTTAAGAACGTCCACCAATAGCACGGTTAACGCCGCACCTTTGCCTACTGTTCGCAACACATTGGTTGCACCGGTGGAACCCGAACCCGACTCGCGAATATCAATGCCTTTGAGGGCTTTGGTTAACCAATATCCTGTCGGAATAGAACCCAATAAATAAGCCCCAATCAAGACACCAACGGCGATTGCCCATTGCATACCTTCACCTCTTTCTCGATCTACTTTATCTAACGTTCTCATCCCACTGTTCCCTTCGACTCCGCTCAGGGAACAGGGAAACCTTACCAATTATCAATCATCGGGGGTGCTTCTGGATTCGGTGCAAACGCCAACCATAGGGGAAACTGCAACATGGACACACTCACCTTATCCTCAGACTCATCAAGAATAATGAGAGGGAGTTGCTTCTGTTGGGTAATTCGGTCTGCTTTTACGGCTAAGGGTTCAGGTGCTTCAAACATAGTAATCCCTCTGTCCGAGCTAAAATCCATGCGAGAGATACCCAAACAATCTTGTAAACCCCGTCGCCATTCGCCCAAGCGCTCTGGAGTATTGACTAAAATCAACGGTCTGAGGCGATCGCCATATAAACTATAGACTACCGAAATTACTGCCGAGGATACCAAAATATTTTGTAGACGAGACCCCATGGTACGCACCGCTCCCCGTCCCCCGTGGGTAAAAAACCATTGGGATACCCGTTCTGCATGGATGGGTTCAAACGTGCGCCGCAATTGCCAAGCTGGGCCATAATAATCGGGACGGGTGCGATACTGATCCAATAGATGGCGAATTTGGCGCACTTGATCGCCAAACTTGGATTTGGTAAATTGGGGATTTTC contains:
- the gshB gene encoding glutathione synthase — translated: MDFAFIIDPIHHLDPCHDTSVAMMEAAQKLGHQVWITEAQDLEVRSGKAWAKLSPLHLTPVELKEDHWVATHPWFQVENPVIRPLEEMDAVFMRTDPPVTISYLYATYILDYVDPQKTLVLNNPKALRNANEKMYALQFPKLIPETQVTADKTTIRKFVQTHGKAIMKPLGGKAGEGILILEPGDRNFNSLIELSTQNGTLPVMVQQFLPAAKDGDKRIILLNGEPIGAVNRVSRTEEFRNNMAVGGDVEKTEITDREQEICSQLAPILQKNALYFVGLDVIGGYLTEINVTSPTGIREIDRLNDVRLGEEVIAWLSDYVKFSL
- the plsY gene encoding glycerol-3-phosphate 1-O-acyltransferase PlsY; this encodes MRTLDKVDRERGEGMQWAIAVGVLIGAYLLGSIPTGYWLTKALKGIDIRESGSGSTGATNVLRTVGKGAALTVLLVDVLKGVAAIFLVRFAYQWGWLTSTSLTSTSLSELQDGIVVLAGFLALFGHSLSVWLIWNQPEGKSLSKGGKSAATSLGVLLALYWPVGLLTFAVFGSVIGITRIVSLGSMSAAIAVSALMAAFHQPLAYEIFGIIGGLYVIWRHRSNIERLLAGTEPKIGTSAPLSDSQINPKVSEPSN
- a CDS encoding GNAT family N-acetyltransferase — protein: MTIQTKRLILRPQKPKDYQSWYVALSERLPQQYPYDEGQINLDDYDANRFADICNSHQEQAFNDYAYIWGVFCRQTNQHLGNLDLSTIQREEKQWANLGYSIHNQHWGQGFGKESVRAAVIAGFEQLGYHRIEAAINLDNYPSIALVESIGLQKECIRYGFYYENDQWVDHVIYVAFPRDFGLDEKPPTSL